A DNA window from Thiothrix subterranea contains the following coding sequences:
- a CDS encoding OmpA family protein, with amino-acid sequence MKTKSLIVLLLAGIWGVGSWWWYTCKVKDFCGADATSAQIATGTAATGAAALAGAASDADNKSSADTTDTDGDGIPDAKEKTLGLDPDKEDSDGDGISDFIELARDPQDTDGDGKIDALDDDDDGDGVLTAAEKADPNGDGNVDDAADTNNNQLADYLDPAANGGDATQTAAADETDADKAAADKTAADAQAKADADKATADKAAADAQAKADADKAAAEAQAKIDADKAAADAAQTKADDDKVTMETTSPTQNGDIGPAILTFPTGSANPQLADSTKEYFEKVAQFLKDNSSAKVTIVGHTDNKGDPAKNKALGLKRAEMLQKTLVGLGAPKDRVSASSEGADKPIADNNTEDGRKKNRRVEITPVK; translated from the coding sequence ATGAAAACAAAATCATTAATCGTGCTACTGTTAGCCGGTATCTGGGGGGTAGGTAGCTGGTGGTGGTATACCTGCAAAGTGAAAGATTTCTGCGGTGCTGATGCAACGTCCGCACAAATCGCAACGGGTACAGCCGCAACGGGTGCGGCGGCACTGGCTGGCGCAGCATCAGATGCTGACAACAAATCAAGTGCTGATACGACCGATACCGACGGTGACGGTATTCCTGATGCCAAAGAAAAAACCTTGGGACTTGACCCTGATAAAGAAGACAGCGACGGCGACGGTATTTCTGACTTCATCGAACTGGCACGCGACCCACAAGACACCGATGGGGATGGCAAAATAGACGCGCTGGATGACGACGATGACGGGGACGGCGTATTAACAGCGGCTGAAAAAGCTGACCCCAATGGTGATGGCAATGTTGATGATGCAGCCGACACCAACAATAACCAACTCGCCGACTATCTTGATCCCGCTGCCAACGGTGGTGATGCCACCCAAACAGCCGCTGCCGACGAAACTGACGCTGATAAAGCCGCTGCCGACAAAACCGCTGCGGATGCACAGGCCAAAGCTGACGCTGACAAAGCCACTGCCGACAAAGCCGCAGCGGATGCACAAGCCAAAGCCGATGCTGATAAAGCCGCTGCTGAAGCACAAGCTAAAATCGACGCTGATAAAGCCGCTGCGGATGCAGCACAAACCAAAGCTGACGACGATAAAGTCACCATGGAAACCACTAGTCCCACTCAAAACGGCGATATTGGCCCGGCTATCCTCACTTTCCCGACCGGTTCTGCTAACCCACAATTAGCTGACAGCACCAAGGAATATTTTGAGAAAGTAGCGCAGTTCCTGAAAGACAATAGCAGTGCGAAAGTCACTATCGTCGGTCACACCGATAACAAAGGTGATCCCGCGAAAAACAAAGCCCTCGGTTTGAAACGTGCCGAAATGCTCCAAAAAACCTTGGTTGGCCTAGGTGCTCCTAAAGACCGTGTATCTGCGTCTTCTGAAGGTGCTGACAAACCGATTGCTGATAACAATACGGAAGACGGGCGTAAGAAAAACCGCCGTGTTGAAATCACCCCTGTAAAATAA
- a CDS encoding rhodanese-like domain-containing protein, giving the protein MPELHDLSPTAAYDLLQTTPHSILVDIRSAMEYLFVGHPVGSVHIAWIDEPDWDINPHFAREIEQLLTSRFQELPPKAAQVVLICRSGKRSREAASALLEAGFQHVMHIDEGFEGERDDQHHRGTLGGWRFYGLPWEQC; this is encoded by the coding sequence ATGCCTGAATTACACGACCTTTCCCCTACTGCCGCCTACGACTTATTGCAAACCACCCCGCACAGCATTTTGGTCGACATCCGTTCCGCCATGGAATATTTGTTTGTCGGTCATCCGGTCGGGTCAGTGCACATTGCGTGGATCGACGAACCCGATTGGGACATTAATCCGCATTTCGCCCGCGAAATCGAACAATTGCTAACCAGCCGTTTCCAAGAATTACCCCCCAAAGCCGCGCAAGTGGTGTTAATTTGCCGCAGTGGTAAACGTTCGCGCGAAGCTGCCAGCGCGTTACTTGAAGCCGGTTTCCAACACGTCATGCACATTGACGAAGGTTTTGAAGGTGAACGTGATGACCAGCATCACCGGGGGACATTGGGTGGCTGGCGTTTTTATGGCTTACCTTGGGAACAGTGCTAG
- a CDS encoding FAD assembly factor SdhE, with translation MTEQQAERLVRLRWACRRTLQVLDQPLGRFLQDCFQTLDMGEQFAFERLLKSKDQEILDWLIGNRQPRDTGMCAIIEKVRQHHDNTAGE, from the coding sequence ATGACTGAACAACAAGCCGAACGACTGGTACGCTTACGCTGGGCATGTCGACGTACTTTGCAGGTACTGGATCAACCCCTGGGACGTTTTTTACAGGATTGTTTCCAAACACTCGATATGGGCGAGCAATTTGCGTTCGAGCGTTTATTAAAATCCAAAGATCAGGAAATTCTTGATTGGTTAATTGGCAATCGCCAGCCACGCGATACGGGTATGTGCGCTATTATTGAAAAAGTACGCCAACACCATGACAACACCGCCGGAGAATAG
- a CDS encoding FAD assembly factor SdhE has protein sequence MSELSRVKMRCRRGLKELDVIFQHYLERHYNSASTTELQRLDELLAMQDPLIWDMLLDAIPFPDQYTDLIAKLRVVND, from the coding sequence ATGAGTGAACTTTCCCGCGTAAAAATGCGCTGTCGGCGTGGTTTGAAAGAGCTGGATGTGATTTTCCAGCACTATTTAGAACGCCATTACAACAGTGCCAGCACCACGGAATTGCAACGCTTAGACGAATTACTGGCAATGCAAGACCCGCTCATCTGGGATATGCTGTTAGACGCAATCCCCTTCCCTGACCAATACACCGACCTGATTGCTAAGCTGCGTGTCGTCAATGACTGA
- a CDS encoding succinate dehydrogenase iron-sulfur subunit, protein MAEFTLPANSIVKSGKTWAAPAGATRVKNFRVYRYDPDSGENPRWDTYEIDLDQCGPMVLDALLKIKNEIDPTLTFRRSCREGICGSCSMNIDGTNTLACIKAIDACEGDVQISPLPHMEVVKDLIPDLTHFYAQYASIKPWMQTQTPAPPDRERLQSPEDRKKLDNHYECILCACCSTSCPSYWWNSDRYLGPAVLLQANRWVVDSRDEATGERLDNLEDPFKLYRCHTIMNCTNTCPKGLNPAKSIAELKKKMIERR, encoded by the coding sequence ATGGCTGAATTTACTTTACCGGCTAACTCGATCGTCAAGAGTGGCAAAACGTGGGCTGCTCCTGCCGGTGCGACCCGTGTGAAAAATTTCCGGGTTTACCGTTATGACCCGGATAGCGGCGAAAACCCGCGTTGGGATACCTACGAAATCGACCTCGACCAATGCGGGCCGATGGTGTTGGATGCCTTGCTGAAGATCAAGAACGAGATTGACCCGACCTTGACCTTCCGCCGCTCTTGCCGTGAAGGGATTTGCGGTTCGTGTTCGATGAACATCGACGGCACGAATACACTGGCATGTATCAAAGCGATTGACGCTTGCGAAGGCGATGTGCAAATCAGCCCTTTGCCACACATGGAAGTGGTCAAGGATTTGATCCCGGATTTGACGCATTTCTACGCGCAATATGCCTCGATCAAACCTTGGATGCAGACCCAGACCCCAGCGCCACCCGACCGTGAACGCCTGCAATCGCCAGAAGACCGCAAGAAACTCGACAATCACTACGAGTGCATTCTATGCGCGTGCTGCTCGACGTCTTGCCCCAGCTACTGGTGGAACAGTGACCGTTATTTGGGGCCTGCGGTATTGCTGCAAGCCAATCGTTGGGTAGTGGATAGCCGTGATGAAGCCACCGGCGAACGTTTGGATAATTTGGAAGATCCGTTCAAACTTTACCGTTGCCACACCATTATGAACTGTACCAACACTTGCCCTAAGGGTTTGAACCCGGCGAAATCCATTGCCGAACTGAAGAAGAAGATGATCGAACGGCGGTAA
- the sdhA gene encoding succinate dehydrogenase flavoprotein subunit yields MTEYKIEHHTYDVVVVGAGGAGLRATFGMAVKGLSTACITKVFPTRSHTVAAQGGMSAALGNMGPDKWQWHMYDTVKGSDWLGDQDAIEYMCREAIPAVIELEHQGVPFSRTEEGRIYQRPFGGMTTEFGKGIAHRTCAAADRTGHAILHTLYQQSLRHDAVFFIEHFATDLIMDEEGVCRGVLAWDLANGILRIFRAQKVVLATGGYGRAYFSATSAHTCTGDGNGMVTRAGLPLQDMEFTQFHPTGIYGAGCLITEGVRGEGGYLTNAKGERFMERYAPNAKDLASRDVVSRSMTIEINEGRGVGAKQDHIHLHLEHLGPEVIHERLPGIAESARIFAGVDVTKEPIPVLPTVHYNMGGIPTNYHGEVVTLKDGEPDSVVPGLMAIGECACVSVHGANRLGSNSLLDIVVFGRAAANRCAETVTPGATQHELPAAGVEKVLARFKRIHHGNGNTSTAQIREAMQHTMQKHAAVFRTAETLQEGVDKMNEIYASFNDVAVKDRSLVWNSDLMETFELANLLDCAQTSIQCAMNREESRGAHAREDFPDRNDEQWMKHSIAWVDEAGKVSIDYRPVHTYTLTDEIEYIAPKKRVY; encoded by the coding sequence ATGACTGAATACAAAATTGAACATCATACCTACGATGTCGTCGTCGTGGGTGCTGGCGGCGCGGGTTTGCGTGCCACGTTCGGGATGGCGGTAAAAGGCTTATCCACGGCGTGTATTACCAAAGTATTCCCGACCCGCAGCCATACCGTGGCGGCACAAGGTGGGATGTCCGCCGCGCTTGGCAATATGGGGCCGGATAAATGGCAATGGCATATGTACGACACCGTAAAAGGGTCGGACTGGCTGGGCGACCAAGACGCAATTGAATACATGTGCCGTGAAGCGATTCCGGCAGTGATCGAGCTGGAACACCAGGGTGTACCGTTTTCACGCACGGAAGAAGGTCGCATTTATCAGCGCCCCTTCGGCGGGATGACCACCGAATTCGGCAAAGGCATTGCGCACCGCACCTGCGCAGCGGCTGACCGCACCGGTCACGCGATTTTGCACACGCTGTATCAGCAATCCTTGCGCCACGATGCGGTATTTTTCATTGAGCATTTCGCTACCGACCTGATTATGGATGAGGAAGGCGTGTGCCGTGGGGTGCTGGCGTGGGATTTAGCCAATGGCATTCTGCGTATTTTCCGGGCGCAAAAAGTCGTGCTGGCAACCGGCGGTTACGGGCGAGCGTATTTCTCTGCGACTTCAGCGCATACCTGTACGGGTGACGGTAACGGCATGGTGACGCGGGCAGGTTTACCGTTGCAAGACATGGAATTCACCCAGTTCCACCCGACCGGCATTTACGGCGCGGGCTGTTTGATTACCGAAGGGGTGCGCGGCGAAGGCGGCTACCTGACCAATGCCAAGGGTGAGCGTTTTATGGAACGTTACGCTCCGAATGCCAAAGACTTGGCGTCACGTGACGTGGTGAGCCGTTCCATGACCATTGAAATCAATGAAGGGCGTGGCGTTGGCGCAAAACAAGACCATATTCATCTGCATTTGGAACACTTAGGCCCTGAAGTGATTCACGAACGTCTGCCCGGTATCGCGGAAAGTGCGCGTATCTTTGCCGGTGTGGATGTCACCAAAGAACCGATTCCAGTACTGCCAACCGTGCATTACAACATGGGTGGTATTCCCACCAACTACCACGGCGAAGTGGTCACGCTGAAAGACGGCGAACCCGATAGCGTGGTTCCCGGCTTGATGGCGATTGGCGAGTGCGCTTGTGTTTCTGTGCACGGAGCAAACCGCCTTGGCTCCAACTCCTTGCTGGACATCGTGGTGTTCGGACGCGCAGCCGCTAACCGTTGTGCCGAAACCGTTACCCCCGGCGCGACGCAACATGAATTGCCTGCGGCAGGTGTGGAAAAAGTATTGGCACGTTTCAAACGCATCCATCATGGCAATGGCAACACCAGCACCGCGCAAATCCGTGAAGCCATGCAGCACACCATGCAAAAGCACGCGGCGGTCTTCCGTACTGCTGAAACTTTGCAAGAAGGTGTCGATAAAATGAATGAGATTTACGCCAGCTTCAATGATGTTGCGGTGAAAGACCGCAGCTTGGTGTGGAACTCTGACTTGATGGAAACCTTCGAGTTAGCCAATTTGCTGGATTGCGCCCAAACCTCGATTCAATGCGCCATGAACCGTGAAGAAAGCCGGGGCGCACATGCCCGTGAGGACTTCCCGGATCGTAACGATGAGCAGTGGATGAAACACTCGATTGCGTGGGTCGATGAGGCTGGCAAAGTATCCATCGACTACCGCCCCGTCCACACTTACACCTTGACGGATGAAATCGAGTATATCGCACCGAAGAAACGGGTTTACTAA
- the sdhD gene encoding succinate dehydrogenase, hydrophobic membrane anchor protein has protein sequence MSLLTPFKRASGLGTTSGVSHWWIQRVTAIALIPLVLWMVFSVAAHTGDDYANVAAWFAEPFTTTMLTLFVFTAFFHASLGLTVVIEDYVHHEGIKLAALIGMKLVLVLLGTSSILSILRVAFAG, from the coding sequence ATGAGTTTATTGACACCTTTCAAACGTGCCAGCGGTCTGGGAACTACCAGCGGGGTTAGCCATTGGTGGATACAGCGCGTCACTGCTATTGCCTTGATTCCATTGGTTTTATGGATGGTATTTTCGGTGGCTGCCCACACGGGTGATGATTATGCCAACGTTGCCGCGTGGTTTGCAGAACCGTTCACCACTACCATGCTGACCTTGTTTGTGTTCACGGCGTTCTTCCATGCCAGTCTGGGCTTGACCGTGGTGATTGAAGATTATGTGCATCACGAAGGCATCAAGCTTGCCGCATTAATTGGCATGAAACTGGTGCTGGTATTGCTGGGAACGAGCAGCATTTTGAGTATTTTACGGGTCGCATTCGCGGGCTAA
- the sdhC gene encoding succinate dehydrogenase, cytochrome b556 subunit, which produces MKTANKRPLSPHLQVYKPQLTSVLSIMHRGTGVVLAIGTLLVTYWLAAIAGGAESFANANAILGSWFGKLVLFGWSWALFYHLSNGIRHLVWDSGHGFDLPSVYLSGKIAVGASLALTILLWLIA; this is translated from the coding sequence ATGAAGACCGCGAACAAACGACCGCTTTCACCCCACTTGCAGGTGTATAAGCCGCAACTCACGTCGGTGCTATCCATCATGCACCGAGGCACGGGAGTGGTGTTGGCTATCGGCACATTGCTGGTGACGTATTGGCTGGCTGCCATTGCCGGAGGTGCGGAATCTTTTGCGAATGCCAACGCTATTCTTGGCTCATGGTTCGGCAAACTGGTGTTGTTTGGTTGGTCTTGGGCGCTGTTTTATCACTTATCCAACGGTATCCGCCATTTGGTGTGGGACAGCGGGCATGGCTTCGATCTGCCTAGCGTTTACCTGAGCGGCAAAATCGCGGTGGGCGCATCATTGGCGCTCACTATCCTGCTTTGGCTTATTGCCTAA
- a CDS encoding GntR family transcriptional regulator: MAFLTACKLQDPVTIADKLFLDLRRAILEGEIPAGKKISEPELAAAYGVSRGSLREAIGKLENCNLVTRKPNIGARIIGFSTEQLLEIYQIREATEGMAARLAAEHMTAEELVHLRKILERHQAEIAQHQSYSQHDVDLDFHFSIIQGSKNKRLIRMLCQDLYDLVRFYRFRLKSGFSRSEQAFQEHNLIVSAIERRDGEMAETLMRHHIRASRDYACKLLEQMPTSDT, translated from the coding sequence ATGGCCTTTCTGACTGCCTGCAAATTGCAGGATCCGGTAACGATTGCAGACAAGTTATTTCTTGATTTGCGCCGTGCCATTTTGGAGGGTGAAATCCCCGCTGGGAAAAAAATTAGTGAGCCAGAGCTGGCAGCAGCTTATGGCGTGAGCAGAGGTTCGTTGCGTGAAGCGATCGGCAAACTGGAAAACTGCAACTTGGTGACGCGCAAGCCCAATATTGGTGCACGCATCATCGGATTTTCCACAGAGCAACTGTTGGAAATTTACCAAATACGCGAAGCCACCGAAGGTATGGCAGCACGACTCGCCGCCGAACACATGACGGCAGAGGAATTGGTACATTTGCGCAAGATTCTGGAACGTCACCAAGCCGAAATTGCGCAACACCAAAGCTATTCACAACACGACGTTGACTTGGATTTTCACTTTTCGATTATTCAAGGCAGCAAGAATAAACGCCTGATTCGCATGTTATGTCAGGACTTGTATGACTTGGTACGGTTCTACCGTTTCCGCCTCAAGTCCGGGTTTAGTCGCAGCGAACAAGCCTTTCAGGAACACAACCTGATCGTGTCAGCCATTGAGCGGCGCGACGGGGAAATGGCGGAAACACTGATGCGCCATCATATCCGGGCTTCGCGGGATTATGCCTGCAAGCTGTTGGAACAGATGCCGACCTCAGACACGTAA